From Streptomyces sp. CMB-StM0423, a single genomic window includes:
- a CDS encoding helix-turn-helix transcriptional regulator: MLDSVQSRSISPVFAGRHDELKTLDAALARAALGEPQVLLVGGEAGVGKSRLLDEFLEAAQDAGAVTAVGGCLELGADGLPFAPFATALRMLHRKVGAELTELAAGQEPVLARLLPDLGPVTEEPHGQDSRARLFELTVGLLERLAAGRTVVLALEDLHWADRSTRELLGYLVRSVQGARLVVLMTYRSDDVHRRHPLRPFLAELDRLRSVQRLELARLSEDEVRSQLAGIRGVAEPERELTAEVYARSEGIPFFVEELALSDDAGRLSDSLRDLLLVRVEALSEGAQRVVRLAARNTRVPHALLAVVSGLTEDELIEGLRAAVGANVLVPDEEGEAYRFRHALLREAVLDDLLPGERTRLSRRYAEALEADPGLVAAEERATRLASYWYYARDPAKALPAVLHAALETRARHAYAEQLKLLERALELWDEVSPEERRGLPSQGGFESYPPCGCGDRPEEIELHLVDLLAHAAFAARLDHQWEPALKFVKKALKVVDETQDPLRAAWFWLERSKLIALAGRGDGRAELTRAHELIHDLPASATHADVLAQVAMWELLHASDLDSMALAERAVELARQAGAVDVELGARITLCTLRSAKGDSDAWIAELYEIRELAGQRGAHRQMGRACINLCDALEKAGRSAEAVEAGLAGMKDMYGRGLYDAAAFAALNVVESLTSLGEWDRAEQMRQEWKRHAAGSRTGASVALRRAQLALLRGEFELVPELIAAARRYRGRNDGEPQYELPFAAVEMSALWTLGQAPEALDLLERHLALLPLSGQEAYVWQLLVAGARLAGDVAGVPGVPEARRAEIVARLADAAAGLPAEGPPWTPSSRLFTAELARARGLADSVVWAAAAAAYEPLSHPHTLAHIAYRRAEALLAGAPGGGAAARDIAAPLLAEAHATAVRLGAAPLRESVEHLAGRARVPLGRASRPPADPVESLGLTARETDVLRRVAAGRSNREIAEELFIAPKTASVHVSNLMAKLGVSNRGEAAAMAHRLRLFED; encoded by the coding sequence ATGCTCGACAGCGTGCAGAGCCGATCCATCAGCCCGGTGTTCGCAGGCCGTCATGACGAGTTGAAGACCCTCGACGCCGCGCTCGCCCGCGCCGCGCTCGGCGAGCCGCAGGTGCTGCTCGTGGGGGGCGAGGCAGGCGTGGGCAAGAGCCGGCTGCTGGACGAGTTCCTGGAGGCGGCGCAGGACGCCGGCGCGGTCACCGCGGTCGGCGGCTGTCTGGAGCTGGGCGCGGACGGCCTGCCGTTCGCCCCGTTCGCCACGGCGCTGCGCATGCTGCACCGCAAGGTCGGCGCCGAGCTGACGGAGCTGGCCGCGGGGCAGGAGCCGGTGCTCGCCCGGCTGCTGCCCGACCTGGGCCCGGTCACCGAGGAGCCGCACGGCCAGGACAGCCGGGCCCGGCTCTTCGAGCTGACCGTCGGCCTGCTGGAGCGGCTGGCCGCGGGGCGCACCGTGGTGCTGGCCCTGGAGGACCTGCACTGGGCGGACCGCTCCACCCGCGAGCTGCTCGGCTATCTCGTCCGCTCGGTCCAGGGCGCCCGCCTCGTGGTCCTCATGACGTACCGCTCGGACGACGTCCACAGGCGCCATCCGCTGCGCCCCTTCCTCGCCGAGCTGGACCGGCTGCGCTCCGTGCAGCGGCTGGAGCTGGCCCGGCTCAGCGAGGACGAGGTGCGCAGCCAGCTCGCCGGCATCCGCGGCGTGGCCGAGCCCGAGCGCGAGCTGACCGCCGAGGTGTACGCGCGCAGCGAGGGCATCCCCTTCTTCGTCGAGGAGCTGGCCCTCAGCGACGACGCGGGCCGTCTCAGCGACTCCCTCCGGGATCTGCTGCTGGTACGGGTCGAGGCGCTGTCCGAGGGCGCCCAGCGCGTGGTGCGCCTCGCCGCGCGGAACACGCGCGTCCCGCACGCCCTGCTCGCGGTCGTCTCCGGCCTCACCGAGGACGAGCTGATCGAGGGCCTGCGCGCCGCCGTCGGGGCGAACGTGCTGGTGCCCGACGAGGAGGGCGAGGCGTACCGCTTCCGGCACGCGCTGCTGCGCGAGGCCGTGCTCGACGACCTGCTGCCCGGCGAGCGCACCCGCCTCAGCAGGCGGTACGCGGAGGCCCTGGAGGCCGACCCCGGGCTGGTCGCGGCGGAGGAGCGGGCGACCCGCCTGGCGAGCTACTGGTACTACGCGCGCGATCCCGCCAAGGCCCTGCCCGCCGTGCTCCACGCCGCCCTGGAGACCCGCGCCCGGCACGCCTACGCCGAGCAGCTCAAGCTGCTGGAGCGAGCGCTGGAGCTGTGGGACGAGGTGTCGCCCGAGGAGCGCCGCGGGCTGCCTTCGCAGGGCGGTTTCGAGTCGTATCCGCCGTGCGGCTGCGGGGACCGGCCGGAGGAGATCGAGCTGCACCTGGTCGACCTGCTGGCGCACGCCGCGTTCGCGGCCCGGCTCGACCACCAGTGGGAGCCGGCGCTGAAGTTCGTGAAGAAGGCGCTCAAGGTCGTCGACGAGACGCAGGACCCGCTGCGCGCCGCCTGGTTCTGGCTGGAGCGCTCCAAGCTCATCGCGCTCGCCGGCCGCGGCGACGGCCGCGCGGAGCTGACCCGGGCGCACGAGCTGATACACGACCTGCCGGCCTCGGCCACCCACGCCGACGTGCTCGCGCAGGTGGCGATGTGGGAGCTGCTGCACGCCTCCGACCTGGACAGCATGGCGCTCGCCGAGCGCGCCGTCGAGCTGGCCCGGCAGGCCGGCGCCGTGGACGTCGAGCTGGGTGCGCGGATCACGCTGTGCACGCTGCGTTCGGCCAAGGGCGACTCCGACGCCTGGATCGCCGAGTTGTACGAGATACGGGAGCTGGCCGGGCAGCGCGGCGCCCATCGCCAGATGGGCCGCGCGTGTATCAACCTCTGCGACGCGCTGGAGAAGGCCGGCCGGTCCGCGGAGGCGGTCGAGGCGGGCCTGGCCGGCATGAAGGACATGTACGGCCGCGGGCTGTACGACGCCGCCGCCTTCGCCGCGCTCAACGTCGTGGAGTCGCTGACCTCGCTGGGCGAGTGGGACCGCGCCGAGCAGATGCGCCAGGAGTGGAAGCGGCACGCGGCCGGCTCCCGCACCGGCGCGTCGGTGGCGCTGCGGCGGGCCCAGCTCGCGCTGCTGCGCGGGGAGTTCGAGCTGGTGCCGGAGCTGATCGCCGCGGCCCGCAGGTACCGGGGGCGCAACGACGGCGAGCCGCAGTACGAACTGCCGTTCGCCGCGGTGGAGATGAGCGCCCTGTGGACGCTGGGCCAGGCGCCGGAGGCGCTCGACCTGCTGGAGCGGCACCTCGCGCTGCTGCCGCTGTCCGGCCAGGAGGCGTACGTCTGGCAGCTCCTGGTCGCCGGTGCCCGGCTGGCGGGGGACGTCGCCGGGGTGCCGGGCGTGCCGGAGGCGCGGCGGGCGGAGATCGTGGCGCGGCTGGCGGACGCGGCGGCGGGCCTGCCGGCCGAGGGGCCGCCCTGGACGCCGTCGTCCCGCCTCTTCACCGCCGAACTGGCCCGCGCCCGCGGGCTCGCCGACTCCGTCGTATGGGCGGCGGCCGCCGCGGCGTACGAGCCGCTGAGCCACCCGCACACGCTGGCCCACATCGCGTACCGCCGGGCGGAGGCGCTGCTCGCCGGCGCCCCGGGCGGCGGCGCGGCGGCCCGCGACATCGCGGCCCCCCTGCTGGCCGAGGCGCACGCGACGGCGGTCCGCCTCGGCGCGGCCCCGCTCCGCGAGTCCGTGGAGCACCTCGCCGGCCGCGCCCGCGTCCCCCTCGGCCGGGCCTCCCGCCCGCCGGCGGACCCGGTGGAGTCGCTGGGCCTGACGGCCCGCGAGACGGACGTGCTGCGGCGGGTGGCGGCGGGGCGGAGCAACCGCGAGATAGCGGAAGAGCTGTTCATCGCGCCGAAGACGGCGAGTGTGCACGTGTCGAACCTGATGGCGAAGCTGGGTGTGTCGAACCGGGGCGAGGCGGCCGCGATGGCGCACCGCCTGCGCCTCTTCGAGGACTAG